Proteins encoded by one window of Deinococcus aerophilus:
- the dnaE gene encoding DNA polymerase III subunit alpha → MTVPADSAPHIHLPDGSCCAPEKSYSGRFAHLHQHTQYSLLDGAAKLKDLLKWVKEVTPEGQDAACAMTDHGNMHGAVHFYNYAQAAQVKPILGYEAYVVPGMGTRRDKKPGVSGEKGIFHLTLLARDFEGYQNLCRLSSRGYTEGYYYKPRIDHELLQEHHKGIIAFSGCLGSEVQQLLLQGREDEARQRLMWYRDLFGENYYIEIQDHGLPEQRRNNPILKAWAQELGIGMVATNDGHYVKKSDATAHETLLAIQTKATLADENRFKFPCDEFYVKDLDEMHRALPVAEWGEEVFDNTARIADLCNVDLPVGKKRVYQMPALPIPEGRTMAEELRVQTYAGSLKRYPHHVTEALLREYAVRSLAALEPEERERVLTRTHGCDARTCDQDTLLTLVAFLGSEWEARGKAAGEKYTPYPALEVMEAEAGSGPLPSYACTDWQRSRGEASDTAIQLDPGSEEESTCRAHHTHALVLLRRAEYELSVINNMGFPDYFLIVADYINWAKDQDISVGPGRGSGAGSLVAYAMRITNLDPLEFELLFERFLNPDRISMPDFDIDFNDARRIEVIQYVQDKYGEDKVAQIATFGTMASKACLKDVARVMGLEYAKVDKVSKLIPIKFGKSFSLEQARGAVPDIQQMLAEDAQLLEAYEFAQKLEGLTRHASVHAAGVVIGKTQLTDLVPVMRDTSGMGMVCQYDMKAVEDIGLIKMDFLGLRTLSFLDEARRIMRESRGIEIDFDAIPFDDARTYELMSRGDTKGVFQLEGAGIADASRRLKPRRLADIIALSALYRPGPMENIPTYVRRHHGIEEVDYVRDGFPHSAQYLEKILAETYGIPVYQEQIMQIASEVAGFSLGGADLLRRAMGKKDAEEMKRQRQIFVTGAEGNGVPKDEGNRLFDLLDAFANYGFNKSHSAAYGVITYQTAWLKANYPVEFMAALLTVERKDSDKVAEYISDARKMDVRVLPPDINRSAPDFAVAGQEILFGMYAIKGLGEGAVQRILEERERGGRFKSFADFCSRVDNKTCNRKALESLIKSGAFDAFGERRQLLDSLEETLAWAQGAASMISSGMDALFGLEETAPEPPLKSSFTPLTDLERLSIEKDALGLYISGHPLEQHEGLREAASCRISDLDTWFQTQNVAPGKRIKAVLAGMVESVVKKPTKSGGMMARFILADESGQTELVAFSRAYDRIQDKLVNDTPALVIVELESEDGGLRAIAEELVSIEQLSEVPKVMYVNIDLETASPDAVGEFQSVLDEHAGSMPTYLRLETPEQFVVYQLDHGMGSPDAIRVLNSTFPWIEAYLAYDQQTILGRFAPKPPAWMNRQNGGGGMRA, encoded by the coding sequence GGCGAGAAGGGCATCTTTCACCTCACGCTGCTGGCCCGCGACTTCGAGGGTTACCAGAACCTGTGCCGCCTGAGCAGCCGGGGCTACACCGAGGGCTACTACTACAAGCCGCGCATTGACCACGAACTGCTGCAGGAGCACCACAAGGGCATCATCGCCTTTTCCGGGTGCCTGGGCAGCGAGGTGCAGCAGCTGCTGCTGCAGGGCCGGGAGGACGAGGCCAGGCAGAGACTGATGTGGTACCGCGACCTGTTCGGCGAGAACTACTACATCGAGATTCAGGACCACGGCCTGCCCGAGCAGCGCAGGAACAACCCGATTCTGAAGGCCTGGGCACAGGAACTCGGCATCGGCATGGTGGCGACGAACGACGGCCACTACGTCAAGAAGTCCGATGCCACCGCCCACGAAACCCTGCTCGCGATTCAGACCAAGGCCACCCTGGCCGACGAGAACCGCTTCAAGTTTCCGTGCGACGAGTTCTACGTCAAGGACCTCGACGAGATGCACCGCGCCCTGCCTGTGGCCGAATGGGGCGAGGAAGTCTTCGACAACACTGCCCGGATTGCCGACCTGTGCAATGTGGACCTGCCGGTGGGCAAGAAGCGCGTGTACCAGATGCCCGCGCTGCCCATTCCCGAGGGCCGGACCATGGCCGAGGAACTGCGGGTGCAGACCTACGCCGGGAGCCTCAAGCGCTACCCGCACCACGTCACCGAGGCGTTGCTGCGCGAGTACGCGGTGCGGAGCCTCGCGGCGCTGGAGCCGGAAGAGCGTGAGCGGGTGCTGACGCGCACCCACGGCTGCGACGCCCGCACCTGCGACCAGGACACGCTGCTGACCCTGGTGGCCTTTTTAGGCAGCGAGTGGGAGGCGCGCGGCAAGGCGGCGGGGGAGAAGTACACGCCGTACCCGGCGCTGGAAGTCATGGAAGCCGAGGCCGGCAGCGGTCCCCTGCCCAGCTACGCCTGCACCGACTGGCAGCGCAGCAGGGGCGAGGCCAGCGACACGGCCATCCAGCTTGATCCCGGCAGCGAGGAGGAAAGCACCTGCCGCGCCCACCATACCCACGCCCTGGTTCTGCTGCGCCGCGCCGAGTACGAGTTGAGCGTCATCAACAACATGGGCTTTCCCGACTACTTCCTGATCGTGGCCGATTACATCAACTGGGCCAAGGACCAGGACATCAGCGTGGGGCCGGGGCGCGGTTCGGGCGCAGGGTCGCTGGTGGCCTACGCCATGCGCATCACCAACCTCGACCCGCTGGAGTTCGAGCTGCTGTTCGAGCGCTTCCTGAACCCCGACCGCATCTCCATGCCCGACTTCGACATCGACTTCAACGACGCCCGGCGCATCGAGGTCATCCAGTACGTGCAGGACAAGTACGGCGAGGACAAGGTGGCCCAGATCGCCACCTTCGGGACCATGGCGAGCAAGGCGTGCCTGAAGGACGTGGCCCGCGTGATGGGCCTGGAATACGCCAAGGTGGACAAGGTCAGCAAGCTGATTCCCATCAAGTTCGGCAAGAGCTTCTCGCTGGAGCAGGCCCGCGGCGCCGTGCCGGACATCCAGCAGATGCTCGCCGAGGACGCGCAACTGCTCGAGGCCTACGAGTTCGCGCAGAAACTCGAGGGCCTGACCCGTCACGCCTCGGTCCACGCGGCGGGGGTGGTGATCGGCAAGACGCAGCTCACCGACCTCGTGCCGGTGATGCGCGACACGTCCGGCATGGGCATGGTCTGCCAGTACGACATGAAGGCCGTCGAGGACATCGGCCTGATCAAGATGGACTTCCTGGGGCTGCGTACCCTGTCGTTCCTGGACGAGGCCCGGCGCATCATGCGCGAGTCGCGCGGCATCGAGATCGACTTCGACGCCATTCCCTTCGACGACGCCCGGACCTACGAGCTGATGAGCCGGGGCGACACCAAGGGCGTGTTCCAGCTGGAAGGAGCCGGGATCGCCGACGCCTCGCGCCGCCTCAAGCCGCGCCGGCTGGCCGACATCATCGCGCTCTCGGCGCTGTACCGCCCCGGCCCGATGGAGAACATCCCCACCTACGTGCGCCGCCACCACGGCATCGAGGAAGTGGACTACGTGCGTGACGGCTTTCCGCACAGCGCGCAGTACCTGGAAAAGATCCTGGCCGAGACCTACGGCATTCCGGTGTACCAGGAACAGATCATGCAGATCGCTTCCGAGGTCGCGGGTTTCTCGCTGGGCGGGGCCGACCTGCTGCGCCGCGCGATGGGCAAGAAGGACGCCGAGGAGATGAAGCGCCAGCGCCAGATCTTCGTGACCGGGGCCGAGGGCAACGGCGTTCCCAAGGACGAGGGCAACCGCCTGTTCGACCTGCTGGACGCCTTTGCCAACTACGGCTTCAACAAGTCGCACTCGGCGGCCTACGGGGTCATCACGTACCAGACCGCGTGGCTCAAGGCGAACTACCCGGTGGAGTTCATGGCCGCGCTGCTCACGGTGGAGCGCAAGGACAGCGACAAGGTGGCCGAGTACATCAGTGACGCCCGCAAGATGGACGTGCGGGTGCTGCCGCCGGACATCAACCGCTCGGCTCCGGACTTCGCGGTGGCGGGGCAGGAAATCCTGTTCGGGATGTACGCCATCAAGGGCCTGGGCGAGGGCGCGGTGCAGCGCATTCTGGAGGAGCGCGAGCGCGGCGGGCGTTTCAAGTCGTTTGCCGACTTCTGCTCACGGGTGGACAACAAGACCTGCAACCGCAAGGCCCTGGAAAGCCTGATCAAGAGCGGTGCCTTCGACGCCTTTGGCGAGCGCCGCCAGCTGCTCGACAGCCTGGAAGAGACGCTGGCCTGGGCGCAGGGAGCCGCCTCCATGATCAGCAGCGGCATGGACGCCCTGTTCGGCCTGGAAGAAACCGCCCCCGAGCCGCCGCTGAAATCCTCTTTCACCCCCCTGACCGATCTGGAACGCCTGAGCATCGAGAAGGACGCCCTGGGTCTGTACATCTCCGGTCACCCGCTGGAGCAGCACGAGGGCCTGCGCGAGGCGGCCAGTTGCCGCATCAGCGATCTGGACACGTGGTTCCAGACCCAGAACGTCGCTCCCGGCAAGCGCATCAAGGCGGTGCTCGCGGGCATGGTGGAAAGCGTGGTCAAGAAACCCACCAAGTCGGGCGGCATGATGGCCCGCTTCATCCTGGCCGACGAGTCCGGGCAGACCGAGCTGGTGGCCTTTTCCCGCGCCTACGACCGCATTCAGGACAAGCTGGTGAACGACACGCCCGCGCTGGTGATCGTGGAGCTGGAATCCGAGGACGGCGGCCTGCGCGCCATTGCCGAGGAACTCGTGAGCATCGAGCAGCTCTCGGAGGTGCCCAAGGTCATGTACGTCAACATCGATCTGGAAACCGCCAGCCCCGACGCCGTGGGCGAGTTTCAGAGCGTGCTGGATGAACACGCAGGCAGCATGCCCACCTACCTGCGCCTGGAAACGCCCGAGCAGTTCGTGGTGTATCAGCTGGACCACGGCATGGGCAGCCCCGACGCGATCCGGGTGCTGAACAGCACCTTTCCGTGGATTGAGGCGTACCTAGCCTACGACCAGCAGACCATCCTGGGCCGCTTTGCGCCCAAGCCGCCCGCGTGGATGAACCGGCAGAACGGGGGCGGGGGGATGCGGGCGTGA
- a CDS encoding GNAT family N-acetyltransferase has translation MNATPLALHHAPLLHTLYTAAPGYFALLGTRVPSLKEVERDVEIALLDPRRRLELLHDHDGQLVGSLDYKLDYPQEGDLTINLLLIREDRQSQRLGEAAMRHLEGRLPPGIRRVLASVLGDNPRGARFWERLGFAFTVDARPVMSWYAKPVHTRLHDPDPVLNVSVASD, from the coding sequence TTGAATGCCACGCCGCTGGCGCTCCACCACGCGCCGCTGCTTCATACGCTCTACACCGCCGCTCCAGGCTATTTCGCCCTGCTGGGCACCCGCGTTCCGTCCCTGAAAGAGGTCGAGCGGGACGTGGAGATCGCCCTGCTTGACCCGCGCCGGCGTCTGGAACTGCTCCATGACCATGACGGGCAGCTGGTGGGCAGCCTGGACTACAAACTTGACTACCCGCAGGAAGGCGACCTGACCATCAACCTGCTGCTGATCCGCGAAGATCGCCAGTCGCAGCGCCTGGGCGAGGCCGCCATGCGGCATCTGGAAGGCCGCCTGCCGCCGGGCATCCGGCGCGTCCTCGCCAGCGTGCTGGGCGACAACCCACGCGGCGCCCGCTTCTGGGAACGCCTGGGCTTTGCCTTCACGGTGGACGCCCGCCCGGTCATGTCCTGGTATGCCAAACCGGTCCACACCCGCCTGCACGACCCCGATCCGGTCCTGAACGTGAGTGTGGCGAGCGACTGA
- a CDS encoding tRNA dihydrouridine synthase, whose protein sequence is MSNRPTPSSFYAARLTRPGAVLAPMAGYSDAPMRQLASEHGALWTVSEMISARGLVMGGDTERLNLGRPYPGEAGRVVQLFGAEPEVLAEAVGRAEAWFAPAALDLNMGCPVPKVRGKGGACLLQTPEVAFTLIRAMRSATSLDVSAKIRLGWDSDRSVEVAQGLAAAGAALITVHGRTSRQRYTGEADWDAIARVAASVDVPVVGSGDILSADHARVRQRSGVAAVMIGRGAVGNPWIFRALSTGDDTAPDLDTRAHTALRHAELQTRFYNDDSGRLTLRPLRKVLPRYLPDRPELHADLVQVVDLDDVRRALAPVLGGLPGAANATWAPGAAPGEYAGNHS, encoded by the coding sequence ATGAGCAACCGCCCCACCCCCAGTTCCTTTTATGCGGCCCGGCTGACCCGTCCGGGAGCGGTGCTGGCGCCCATGGCGGGTTACAGCGACGCTCCCATGCGCCAGCTGGCCTCCGAGCACGGCGCGCTGTGGACCGTTAGCGAGATGATCAGCGCCCGCGGGCTGGTGATGGGTGGAGACACCGAACGCCTGAACCTGGGCCGGCCGTATCCCGGCGAGGCGGGGCGCGTGGTGCAGCTGTTCGGCGCCGAGCCGGAAGTTCTGGCCGAGGCGGTGGGCCGGGCCGAGGCGTGGTTTGCTCCGGCGGCCCTCGACCTGAACATGGGCTGCCCGGTGCCCAAGGTGCGCGGCAAGGGGGGAGCGTGCCTGCTGCAGACGCCGGAGGTGGCCTTCACCCTGATCCGCGCGATGCGCTCGGCCACCTCACTGGACGTGAGCGCCAAGATCCGCCTGGGCTGGGACAGTGACCGCAGTGTGGAGGTCGCGCAGGGGCTGGCCGCGGCGGGCGCGGCGCTGATCACCGTACACGGGCGCACCAGCCGCCAGCGCTACACCGGCGAGGCCGACTGGGACGCGATTGCCCGCGTCGCCGCGAGCGTGGACGTGCCGGTGGTGGGCAGCGGGGACATCCTCAGCGCCGATCATGCCCGCGTGCGGCAGCGCAGCGGGGTGGCCGCCGTGATGATCGGGCGCGGCGCGGTGGGCAATCCCTGGATCTTCCGGGCGCTGTCCACCGGCGACGACACAGCGCCGGATCTGGATACCCGCGCCCACACCGCGCTGCGCCACGCCGAACTCCAGACCCGCTTTTATAACGATGACAGCGGTCGCCTGACCCTGCGGCCACTGCGCAAGGTGCTGCCCAGGTACCTGCCCGACCGCCCCGAACTGCACGCCGATCTGGTACAGGTGGTCGACCTGGACGACGTGCGGCGGGCACTGGCCCCGGTGCTGGGCGGGCTGCCCGGCGCGGCGAACGCAACCTGGGCCCCGGGGGCGGCGCCCGGGGAGTATGCTGGGAATCACTCATGA
- a CDS encoding DinB family protein has protein sequence MNVREFYTYLSAAREQLWNYLRALPTADLNRDLIETGDRFHNIKDLLLHTIDFEDHWVHSIARGDSVHRAGHFQHDWVKPQAEQYDLSWIIDYGREVGARTMTFLEGEPDLERSIRLVQDDPGSDVVTLDQLMWNVMTHEVRHTAQIALLVRQLGHTPPWLDYMRFARPHVIPEPVRAEDDLDVDLED, from the coding sequence ATGAACGTTCGCGAGTTCTACACTTACCTGTCTGCGGCGCGCGAGCAATTGTGGAACTACCTGCGTGCCCTGCCCACTGCCGACCTCAACCGGGACCTGATCGAGACGGGCGACCGTTTTCACAACATCAAGGACCTGCTGCTGCACACCATTGATTTTGAGGACCACTGGGTGCATTCCATCGCGCGCGGCGACAGCGTGCACAGAGCGGGGCACTTTCAGCACGACTGGGTCAAGCCCCAGGCCGAACAGTACGACCTGAGCTGGATCATCGACTATGGCCGCGAGGTAGGCGCGCGCACCATGACCTTCCTGGAGGGAGAGCCGGACCTAGAGCGCAGCATCCGGTTGGTGCAGGATGATCCGGGCAGCGACGTGGTGACTCTGGATCAGCTGATGTGGAACGTCATGACCCACGAGGTACGCCACACCGCCCAGATTGCCCTGCTGGTGCGGCAGCTGGGCCACACGCCCCCCTGGCTGGACTACATGCGTTTTGCGCGCCCGCACGTCATCCCCGAGCCGGTGCGCGCCGAAGACGACCTCGACGTTGACCTGGAGGACTGA
- the rocF gene encoding arginase, which yields MNVSILGIPMDLGAGRRGVDMGPSALRNAHLATRLRELGHEVHDLGDIGVALPETLDKHEEAGLVFLEPILDACRSTVGRVAELPADTFPLTLGGDHSVAMGTVTGNALRGNPAGERTGLIWVDAHTDYNTPRSSPSGNIHGMPVAHLTGLGDARLSGLGGPWQLRPEDIVMIGIRSVDRHERDLLREAGIQAYTMKEVDQMGITRIVEETLERLSGVTRLHVSFDADALDPSVCPGVGTPVPGGLTYREGHLLMELLSESGRVTSMDIVEVNPVLDLHNQTAEVMVGMAASLLGQRIL from the coding sequence ATGAACGTTTCTATTCTGGGAATTCCGATGGATCTGGGCGCGGGACGGCGCGGCGTGGATATGGGGCCCTCGGCCCTGCGCAACGCCCATCTCGCGACCCGCCTGCGAGAACTGGGCCACGAGGTCCACGATCTGGGCGACATCGGTGTCGCGCTGCCCGAGACGCTGGACAAGCACGAGGAAGCCGGACTGGTCTTTCTGGAACCCATTCTGGACGCCTGCCGCAGCACCGTTGGGCGGGTGGCCGAACTGCCCGCCGACACCTTTCCCCTGACCCTGGGGGGCGACCACAGCGTGGCGATGGGAACCGTGACCGGCAACGCCCTGCGCGGCAACCCGGCGGGCGAGCGGACCGGCCTGATCTGGGTGGACGCCCACACCGACTACAACACGCCCCGCAGCAGCCCCAGCGGCAACATCCACGGCATGCCGGTTGCCCACCTGACCGGCCTGGGCGACGCCCGCCTCAGCGGCCTGGGCGGTCCGTGGCAGCTGCGCCCCGAGGACATCGTGATGATCGGCATCCGCAGCGTGGACCGCCACGAGCGCGATCTGCTGCGCGAGGCCGGCATCCAGGCCTACACCATGAAAGAGGTGGACCAGATGGGCATTACCCGCATCGTCGAGGAAACCCTGGAACGTCTGTCAGGCGTAACGCGCCTGCACGTTTCCTTCGACGCCGACGCCCTGGACCCCAGTGTGTGCCCGGGTGTCGGCACGCCTGTTCCCGGCGGCCTGACCTACCGTGAGGGCCACCTCCTGATGGAACTGCTGAGCGAGTCCGGGCGCGTGACGAGCATGGACATCGTGGAGGTCAACCCGGTGCTCGACCTGCACAACCAGACGGCCGAGGTGATGGTGGGCATGGCCGCCAGCCTGCTGGGCCAGCGCATCCTGTAG
- a CDS encoding GNAT family N-acetyltransferase, giving the protein MSVLFTPRLLLLPLTRAMIVARLEGTDFELTCDTPQGPLQVFFPAQWPGDPLPIFPLYLTRVDSNGEKPGSFVAVQRDPQRPGTGRAVGQLGSKGQPDAAGALEIGYGMNPSAWGQGLATEAVRALVAWLHARPDVQTVTAQTALHNRASERVLEKLGFVRTGTGWDEEDGELTQWAYQP; this is encoded by the coding sequence GTGTCCGTCCTCTTTACGCCACGTTTACTCCTGCTGCCCCTGACCCGCGCCATGATCGTGGCCCGCCTGGAAGGCACCGATTTCGAGCTGACCTGCGACACGCCGCAGGGACCGCTGCAGGTCTTCTTTCCGGCCCAGTGGCCCGGCGACCCGCTGCCGATCTTTCCGCTGTACCTGACCCGTGTGGATTCCAACGGGGAAAAGCCCGGCTCCTTTGTGGCGGTGCAGCGCGACCCCCAGCGCCCGGGAACGGGCCGGGCCGTGGGACAGCTGGGCAGCAAGGGCCAGCCGGACGCGGCGGGGGCGCTGGAAATCGGTTACGGCATGAACCCATCAGCCTGGGGCCAGGGCCTCGCCACCGAGGCGGTGAGGGCGTTGGTGGCCTGGCTGCACGCCCGGCCCGACGTGCAGACCGTGACCGCCCAGACCGCCCTGCACAACCGCGCCAGCGAGCGCGTGCTGGAAAAGCTGGGCTTCGTGCGGACCGGCACGGGCTGGGACGAGGAGGACGGCGAACTGACGCAGTGGGCGTACCAGCCTTAG
- a CDS encoding metallophosphoesterase family protein encodes MTDPIPASPSVPALGKRLMLLADYVHPFVYRSGFPKGVPDVDAVLAAGDIPGYYLEFLATKLTVPILYVHGNHENESVNEGDGRIPPRGVIPVHGRVVQEAGLRVAGWGGVPRYRQDGHGQYSSSEARWGLGKLAWRARRGVDVLLTHAPPVGPHAGSDYAHRGCPELNRFMVRRRPALVVHGHIHEYEGRKLEYTDEASGARVVNAYGYRIVEL; translated from the coding sequence ATGACTGATCCCATCCCCGCTTCCCCTTCCGTGCCCGCGCTGGGCAAACGGCTGATGCTGCTGGCGGACTACGTGCATCCCTTCGTGTACCGCTCGGGCTTTCCGAAGGGGGTGCCCGACGTGGACGCCGTGCTGGCCGCCGGGGACATTCCAGGGTATTACCTGGAGTTCCTGGCGACCAAGCTCACGGTGCCGATTCTTTACGTGCATGGCAACCACGAGAACGAGTCGGTGAACGAGGGCGACGGCCGCATTCCGCCGCGCGGCGTGATTCCGGTTCATGGCCGTGTGGTTCAGGAGGCGGGGCTGAGGGTCGCGGGCTGGGGCGGCGTGCCGCGCTACCGTCAGGACGGCCACGGGCAGTACAGCTCCTCGGAGGCGCGCTGGGGTCTGGGTAAGCTGGCGTGGCGGGCGCGCAGGGGGGTGGACGTGCTGCTCACCCACGCTCCGCCGGTCGGCCCGCACGCGGGCAGTGACTACGCCCACCGGGGTTGCCCGGAACTCAACCGCTTTATGGTCCGCCGCCGTCCGGCGCTGGTGGTCCACGGACACATTCATGAATACGAGGGCCGCAAGCTCGAATACACCGACGAGGCTTCCGGCGCGCGGGTGGTCAACGCCTACGGCTACCGGATCGTCGAACTGTAA
- the hisD gene encoding histidinol dehydrogenase, whose protein sequence is MQVLEGPSARRALTRSFNDLPVPESVLARIESTFGERLTPQQVVERILADVRERGDDAVRDWTERLDGVRPDALRISAQDLAAAHIEPELHAAVRLAISRVRAFYEQQPAHGFLNHGPDGALGQLVRPLGRVGVYVPGGLAPLISTLIHTAVPAQVAGVPEIVVATPPGKDGGIHPAILVAARELGLSEVYRVGGAQAIGALAYGTASIAGVDKIAGPGNLFVVIAKRLVYGVTGIESLPGPTETLVLADDSADPRFVAADLLAQAEHLGAEPVLVSTSRGLLVAVQAELNGQLEALPEPNRGWARDSVTSRMKVVLAASLDEALDLANLYAPEHLCLLTRDPWSLLGRVQRAGGVFIGEDSMEALGDYVAGPSHVMPTGGTARFASPVNVRDFQNIISVVGVNRETLRRIGPAGAQLARAEGLEAHARAIEGRLTGDTGGGTTD, encoded by the coding sequence ATGCAAGTGCTTGAAGGACCCTCTGCCCGCCGCGCCCTGACGCGCAGCTTCAACGACCTGCCGGTGCCCGAGAGCGTGCTCGCCCGCATCGAGAGCACCTTCGGCGAGCGCCTGACCCCACAGCAGGTCGTCGAGCGCATTCTCGCCGACGTGCGCGAACGTGGCGACGACGCCGTGCGCGACTGGACCGAGCGCCTTGACGGAGTGCGCCCGGACGCCCTGCGGATCAGCGCACAGGACCTCGCGGCGGCGCACATCGAGCCGGAACTGCACGCCGCCGTGCGCCTCGCCATCTCCCGGGTGCGGGCCTTCTACGAACAGCAGCCCGCCCACGGTTTCCTGAACCACGGCCCCGACGGGGCGCTGGGGCAGCTCGTCCGGCCGCTGGGCCGGGTGGGAGTGTACGTGCCCGGCGGGCTTGCGCCGCTGATCAGCACCCTGATCCACACGGCGGTGCCCGCCCAGGTGGCGGGCGTGCCTGAGATCGTGGTGGCCACCCCCCCCGGCAAGGACGGCGGCATTCATCCGGCCATTCTGGTCGCGGCGCGCGAACTGGGCCTCAGCGAGGTCTACCGGGTCGGCGGGGCGCAGGCCATCGGCGCGCTCGCCTACGGCACCGCCAGCATCGCGGGGGTGGACAAGATCGCCGGGCCGGGCAACCTGTTCGTGGTGATTGCCAAGCGGCTGGTGTACGGCGTCACCGGCATCGAGAGCCTGCCCGGCCCCACCGAGACGCTGGTTCTGGCTGACGACAGCGCCGACCCCCGCTTCGTCGCCGCCGATCTGCTGGCCCAGGCCGAACACCTGGGGGCCGAGCCGGTGCTTGTCTCGACGAGCCGTGGGCTGCTCGTCGCCGTGCAGGCCGAGCTGAACGGACAGCTTGAGGCGCTGCCCGAACCCAACCGCGGCTGGGCACGCGACAGCGTGACGAGCCGCATGAAGGTGGTGCTCGCCGCCTCGCTGGATGAGGCGCTGGACCTCGCCAATCTGTACGCCCCCGAACACCTGTGCCTGCTCACCCGCGATCCGTGGAGCCTGCTGGGCCGCGTGCAGCGTGCGGGCGGCGTGTTCATAGGCGAGGACAGCATGGAGGCGCTGGGCGACTACGTGGCCGGCCCCAGTCACGTGATGCCTACCGGGGGCACCGCGCGCTTTGCCAGCCCGGTCAATGTGCGCGACTTTCAGAACATCATCAGCGTGGTGGGGGTAAACCGCGAGACGCTGCGCCGCATTGGTCCCGCCGGGGCACAGCTCGCCCGCGCCGAGGGCCTGGAGGCGCACGCACGGGCCATCGAGGGTCGGCTGACCGGCGACACCGGCGGCGGGACCACGGACTAA
- a CDS encoding phosphopentomutase, producing the protein MLLTIIVLDSVGVGALPDAEQFGDVGSHTLNHTLEAAPVLLPHLARLGLAHVPTVQTGPGTVPGVEAQGGYGRLREVSPGKDTSTGHWEFMGVQLEHAFQIFPEGFPPAVMDPFDAATGHGHLCNRPYSGTEVIRDYGREHLKTGDPIVYTSGDSVFQIAAHEDVVPLETLYRWCEAARELLQGEYAVARVIARPFRGEWPFERANEHRRDFSLTPPPTVLDAVKASGQAVIGIGKIPDIFAHQGFTEEIHTDSNADGIQKTVARMREAAAEGTSGLIFTNLVDFDSKFGHRRDPAGYSAALAEFDAALPGLLDSVPQGGALIITSDHGNDPTWHGTDHTREYGLLLAYAPGIGSVDLGERATFADIGATVAEALGVAWTGPGEGFWTALR; encoded by the coding sequence ATGTTACTCACCATCATCGTGCTGGATTCCGTGGGAGTGGGCGCGCTGCCGGACGCCGAGCAGTTCGGGGACGTGGGGTCCCACACCCTCAACCACACGCTGGAGGCCGCCCCGGTGCTCCTCCCCCACCTCGCCCGACTGGGACTGGCCCACGTTCCCACGGTCCAGACGGGCCCCGGTACCGTACCTGGCGTGGAGGCGCAGGGCGGCTACGGACGGCTGCGCGAGGTCAGCCCCGGCAAGGACACCTCCACCGGGCACTGGGAATTCATGGGGGTGCAGCTCGAACACGCCTTCCAGATCTTCCCCGAGGGCTTTCCGCCCGCCGTGATGGACCCCTTCGACGCCGCGACCGGACACGGCCACCTGTGCAACCGGCCGTACAGCGGCACCGAGGTGATCCGCGACTACGGCCGCGAGCACCTGAAGACCGGCGATCCCATCGTGTACACCAGCGGTGACAGCGTGTTCCAGATTGCCGCGCACGAGGACGTGGTGCCCCTGGAAACGCTGTACCGCTGGTGCGAGGCCGCGCGTGAGCTGCTGCAGGGCGAGTATGCCGTGGCCCGCGTGATCGCCCGGCCCTTCCGGGGCGAGTGGCCCTTCGAGCGCGCCAACGAGCACCGCAGGGACTTCTCGCTGACGCCGCCCCCCACCGTGCTCGACGCCGTGAAGGCCAGCGGGCAGGCGGTGATCGGCATCGGCAAGATCCCCGACATCTTCGCGCACCAGGGCTTTACCGAGGAGATCCACACCGACAGCAACGCCGACGGCATTCAGAAAACGGTGGCGCGCATGCGGGAGGCCGCCGCCGAGGGCACCTCGGGCCTGATCTTCACCAACCTCGTGGACTTCGACTCCAAGTTCGGGCACCGCCGCGACCCGGCCGGCTACAGCGCCGCGCTGGCCGAGTTCGACGCCGCCCTGCCCGGGCTGCTGGACAGCGTGCCGCAGGGCGGAGCACTGATCATCACCAGCGATCACGGCAACGACCCCACCTGGCACGGCACCGACCACACCCGCGAGTACGGCCTGCTGCTCGCCTACGCTCCGGGCATCGGCAGCGTGGACCTGGGCGAGCGCGCCACCTTCGCGGACATCGGGGCCACCGTGGCCGAGGCGCTGGGTGTGGCGTGGACAGGGCCGGGTGAGGGATTCTGGACCGCGCTGCGCTGA